A region of the Sideroxydans lithotrophicus ES-1 genome:
ATGCGGATGGTGAGCGTCGCTACATCATTGCTCCCAAGGGTATTTTTGCCGGTGCGCAGCTGATGAGCGGCTCGGAAGCGCCAATCAAGGCGGGCAATGCATTGCCGTTGCGCAACATTCCGGTCGGTTCCACTATTCACGCGATCGAGATGCTGCCCGGCAAGGGTGCGCAACTGGCGCGTTCGGCAGGCGCTTCGGTACAGTTGCTGGCACGTGAAGGCAGTTACGCTCAATTGCGTCTGCGTTCGGGCGAGATCCGCAAGGTACATATCGATTGCCGTGCAACCATTGGTGAAGTGGGCAACGGTGAGCATTCTCTGCGTTCCATCGGCAAGGCCGGTGCAAATCGCTGGCGTGGTATCCGCCCGACGGTGCGCGGTGTGGTGATGAACCCGGTCGACCACCCTCACGGTGGTGGCGAGGGCAAGACAGCGGCAGGCCGTCATCCGGTCAGTCCATGGGGTGTGCCGGCCAAGGGCTTCCGTACGCGTCGCAACAAGCGGACTAGCGGCATGATCGTGCGCCGTCGCTTTCAGGTTTAAGGGGTAATAGATATGGCACGTTCAATTAAAAAAGGTCCATTCGTCGATCTGCATCTGTTGAAGAAGGTGGAAGCAGTTCGCGCAACCAATGACAAGCGCCCGGTGAAAACCTGGTCGCGTCGCTCCACTGTGCTCCCTGAATTTGTCGGTTTGACGATCGCGGTGCATAACGGAAAGCAGCATGTTCCGGTGTACGTTTCCGAGAACATGGTTGGACATAAGCTTGGCGAATTTTCGTTGACCCGCACCTTCAAAGGTCACGCTGCTGATAAAAAAGCAGTCGCCAAGAAATAAGGAGACATGATGAGTACAACAGCAGTCATCCGTGGAGTTCGCCTGTCGGCACAAAAGGCCCGCTTGGTCGCTGACCAGATTCGCGGATTGCCGGTCGCACAAGCGCTTAACATCCTGGCGTTCAGCCCCAAAAAAGGCGGTGGCATCATCAAGAAGGCACTGGATTCCGCGATTGCCAACGCCGAGCATAACGACGGCGCTGATATCGACGAATTGAAGGTCGCCACCATCTACGTGGACAAAGGCACTTCTTTGAAGCGCATGATTCCGCGTGCGAAGGGCCGTGGCAACAGCATCGAGAAACAAACCTGCCACATTACGATCACCGTCGGGAGCTAAAGCATGGGCCAGAAAATTCATCCAATTGGATTCCGCCTGAGTGTCCAGAAAAACTGGACTTCGAAGTGGTATTCAAACAGCAAGCACTTTTCCGAGTTGCTGCTTAAAGATATCGAAGTTCGCGACTACCTGAAGAAGAAGCTGGCTGGTGCTGGCGTTTCCAAGATCGTTATCGAGCGTCCTGCCAAGAATGCCAAGATCACCATTTACACAGCGCGTCCTGGCGTGGTCATCGGCAAGAAGGGCGAAGACATCGAATCCCTGCGCAATGAACTGAAGAAGCGCATGGGGTTGCCTGATGTTGGTTTGAACATCGAAGAAGTGCGCAAGCCTGAAGTAGACGCGCAACTGATCGCCGATTCGATCACCCAGCAACTCGAGAAGCGCATCATGTTCCGTCGCGCCATGAAGCGTGCAATGCAGAACGCAATGCGTCTTGGTGCACAAGGCATCAAGATCATGAGCTCGGGGCGTTTGAATGGAATCGAGATCGCGCGTACCGAGTGGTATCGCGAAGGTCGTGTGCCATTGCATACGCTGCGTGCTGATATTGACTACGGCACTTCCGAAGCGCTGACGACCTATGGTCTGATTGGTGTCAAGGTGTGGGTCTATAAGGGCGATCATGTGGCCGGACAACAGGAAGCTGCTGCTCCTGTCGTTGCCGAGCCGGAAAAGAAAGTAAGAAAGTCGGGAGCTAAGCATGCTACAGCCAGCTAGAAGAAAGTACCGCAAGGAGCAGAAGGGCCGCAACACCGGCGTCGCTACGCGTGGCAACAAGGTCAGTTTCGGCGAATTCGGCCTCAAGGCCGTAGGTCGTGGTCGTCTGACTGCTCGCCAGATCGAGGCGGCACGTCGTGCCATGACGCGCCACATCAAGCGCGGTGGACGTATCTGGATCCGCATTTTCCCGGACAAACCAATTTCGAAGAAGCCGGCCGAGGTTCGTATGGGTAACGGCAAGGGCAGTCCGGAATACTATGTTGCCGAGATACAGCCTGGCAAGATGCTGTATGAGATGGATGGCGTGGATGAAGTATTGGCTCGCGAGGCGTTTCTGCTTGCTTCTGCAAAGCTGCCCATTGCCACGACATTCGTAGTTAGACAAGTAGGGGCGTGATCATGAAGGCAAGCGAACTGAAGACAAAATCGGTGGCTGATCTGCAGCAAGAGCTGTTGTCTCTGAATAAGGAGCAATTTGGCCTGCGCATGCAGGTGGCGACCCAGCAATTGAGCAACACCAGCCAATTGACCAAGGTGCGTCGCAACATCGCACGTGTGAAAACGGTATTGACCGAGAAGGGTGTGCAGCAATGAGTGCAACGAATCTGAAACGTGCTTTGACTGGGACCGTGGTCAGCAACAAGATGGATAAGACGGTTACCGTATTGGTTGAACGCAAAGTCAAGCATCCGGTGCTGGGCAAGGTGGTGCGCGTATCCAAGAAATATCACGCACATGACGAGAACAATGAGTTCAATCAAGGTGATGTGGTAACAATCGAAGAGATGCGTCCGCTGTCCAAGACCAAGTCATGGCGTGTGTCCAAGTTGTTGGAAAAAGCTGGCGAGATTTAATTATTAATTATGGCTTGCGCATTTATGCAAGTTTGAATAGAATGCGCGGCTTCGTTTCACCGTCGCTTGCGACGGCCTAACCCAAACGGGTTCCAAAACTAGCCGCCGCAGGCGGACAAAGTTGGAGATTGAAAAATGATACAAATGCAGTCTGTTTTGAATGTTGCCGACAATACTGGCGCACGTTCGGTCATGTGCATCAAGGTGTTGGGTGGTTCCAAGCGTCGCTATGCGAGCGTTGGTGATGTCATCAAGGTCAGTATCCGTGATGCGGCTCCTCGTTCCCGCGTCAAGAAGGGCGAGGTTTATAGCGCCGTGGTGGTTCGTACCGCCAAGGGTGTTCGCCGTTCCGATGGATCTTTGATCAAGTTCGATGGCAATGCGGCTGTGTTGCTGAATAACAAGCTGGAGCCGATCGGTACCCGTATATTTGGACCGGTGACTCGTGAATTGCGCAATGAGCGCTTCATGAAGATCGTCTCTCTGGCACCTGAAGTGCTGTAAGCGACAGTCAAGGATAAATCATGAACAAGATTAAAAAGAATGACGATGTGATCGTTATTGCTGGTAAAGACAAAGGTAATCGCGGTAGCGTGCTGAACGTGCTGGGCAATGATCGTGTGCTGGTAAGCGGGGTTAACAAGGTCAAGAAGCACCAGAAGCCGAACCCGATGAAGGGTACGACAGGCGGCATCGTAGAGATCGAGAAGCCTATTCATGTTTCAAACATCGCCATCTACAACTCGGCCACCAAGAAGGCGGATCGTGTGGGTGTCAAGCAGCTGGAGGACGGTCGCAAAGTGCGCGTGTTCAAATCCAGCGGCGAAGTGATTGCGTAAGGGGTAAGAGCATGGCTCGTTTATACGACTACTACAAAAAGAATGTGACTGAACAGCTGATGAAGCAGTTCGGCTACAAATCCGTCATGGAAGTGCCGCGCATCGAGAAGATCACTCTGAACATGGGTGTGGGCGAAGCGGTTGCCGACAAGAAGGTTATGGATCATGCCGTCGGCGATATGCAAAAGATCGCCGGCCAGAAGCCGGTTGTGACCAAGTCCAAGAAGTCCATCGCCGGTTTCAAGATCCGCGAGAACTATCCGGTCGGTTGCAAAGTGACTCTGCGCCGCGAGCGCATGTATGAATTCCTGGATCGCTTGGTGACTGTTGCGATCCCGCGTATCCGCGACTTCCGCGGTATCTCTGGAAAGTCCTTCGACGGCCGTGGTAACTACAACATGGGCGTCAAAGAGCAGATTATTTTCCCCGAGATCGAGTACGACAAGATCGACGCGTTGCGTGGCATGAACATCACAATCACGACCACTGCAAAGACCGATGAAGAAGCCAAGGCGCTTCTGTTGGCATTCAAATTCCCATTGAAGAACTGAGGGCGATATGGCTAAGACCGCTGTGATAAACCGCGAACAGAAGCGCCGCGAAACAGTGAAGAAATTCGCTGCCAAGCGTGCCGCTTTGTTGGCGATTGTGACAAATATGTCGTTAAGCGATGAAGAGCGCTTTGCGGCACGTCAGAAACTGCAAGCATTGCCGCGCGATTCCAGCCCGGTGCGTTTGCGTAACCGCTGTTCGTTGACCGGTCGTCCACGTGGCGTGTTCAGCAAGTTCGGTTTGGGGCGTACTAAATTGCGTGAATACGCAATGCGCGGCGAAATCCCCGGTGTAGTCAAGGCAAGCTGGTAAGGGTGAATCTATGAGTATGAGTGATCCGATCTCCGACATGTTGACGCGTATTCGCAACGCGCAAATGGCGGAAAAACAAACGGTGGCAATGCCTTCTTCCAAGATCAAGGCGGCGATCGCCAAGGTGTTGCTGGATGAGGGTTATGTTGAGGGCTTCAAGGTCGTTGACCATGACGGCAAACCTACGCTGGAAATTGGCCTGAAATATTACGCTGATCGCCCTGTGATTGAAAAAATCCAGCGTGTTAGTCGTCCAGGTCTGCGTGTCTACAAAGGATGTGAAGATATCCCGCGCGTGATGAACAATCTGGGTATTGCGATCGTTTCCACCTCAAAAGGTCTGATGACGGATCGCAAAGCACGCGCTAACGGCATTGGCGGCGAAGTGCTGTGCATCGTCGCATAAGGGGGAGACATGTCTAGAGTCGCAAAAAATCCTATTGTTGTTCCATCCGGTGTCGAAGTGACATTGGCAACTGACAAAATTTCCGTGAAGGGCCCGTTGGGTACCTTGACGCAATTGTTGAAGGGTGATGTTGCAGTCGAGCGTAATGGCGATGCCTTGTTGTGCAAGGCCACCAATGACAGCGCCGAAGCGGATGCGATGTCCGGCACTTTGCGCGCATTGCTGTCCAATATGGTCGCAGGCGTTAGCAAGGGCTTCGAGCGCAAGCTGACGCTGGTTGGGGTGGGTTACCGTGCGCAAGCTGCTGGTGACGCGCTGAACCTGACGCTGGGTTTCTCGCATCCCGTGGTGCACAAGATGCCAAAAGGTGTGAAAGTTGCAACGCCAAGCCAGACCGAGATTGTTTTGACCGGTTCGGACAAGCAGCAAGTCGGTCAAGTCGCCGCCGAGATTCGCGCATACCGTGAGCCTGAGCCCTATAAGGGCAAGGGTGTGCGTTATGCCGACGAAGTGGTGATCCTGAAAGAAACCAAGAAGAAATAATCGAGGTTGATATGTTGAACAAGAATGAAGCGCGTCAGCGCAGAGCACGCAAAACCCGTGCAAGAATCGCTGAGCAAAAGACTGTCCGTCTGGCGATCCATCGCACCAACCTGCATATCTATGCGCAAGTTATCTCTGCTGATGGTGGCAAGGTGCTGGCAAGCGCATCTACGCTGGAAGCCGAAGTGCGCAAGAGCGTCGGTAACGGCGGCAATGCAGCTGCAGCAGCGGTAGTTGGCAAGCGTATCGCCGAAAAGGCCAAGAGCGCAGGTGTTACTGCCGTTGCATTCGACCGTTCTGGCAACAAGTACCATGGTCGCATCAAAGCGCTGGCAGATGCTGCGCGCGAACATGGCTTGCAGTTCTAATCTGGGGTGAATCATGGCACAAGCTAAACAAGGCAAGAATCAGCAGGTGGAAGACAAGGGCGACGGTCTCATCGAAAAGATGATCCACGTCAACCGCGTGACCAAGGTGGTGAAGGGTGGCCGTATCATGGGCTTCGCTGCACTGACTGTCGTTGGCGATGGCGATGGTCGCATCGGCATGGGCAAGGGCAAATCCAAGGAGGTGCCGGTGGCTGTGCAAAAGGCGATGGAAGAATCCCGTCGCAAGCTGGTTAAAGTGAACCTGAAAGAAGGCACTTTGCACCATGCCGTGATAGGTCGTCACGGCGCTGCCAAGGTCTATATGCAGCCGGCATCAGAAGGTACCGGCATTATCGCTGGCGGTGCGATGCGTGCAGTGTTTGAAGCGGCTGGTGTTCGCAACGTGCTGGCTAAATGCATCGGCTCCAGCAATCCATACAACGTGGTTCGTGCCACTTTGAACGGATTGAAGGCGTTGAACTCACCTGCCGAGATCGCAGCAAAGCGCGGCAAGAGCGTAGAAGAAATCACGGGGTAAGCCATGGCACAAGCTAAAACGGCGCAAGCCAAAAAATTGAAGGTGACGCTGGTAAAGAGCATCATCGGCACCAAAGAGTCTCACCGCGCCACGGTGCGTGGTTTGGGGCTGCGTCGCATGCACCATACCGTCGAAGTGGAAGATACTCCGGCAGTTCGCGGCATGATTAACAAAGTGTACTACCTGGTCAAGTGCGAGGCGTAAATGCAACTCAATCAAATTAAACCTGCTGAAGGTTCCAAGCATGCCAAGCGTCGCGTAGGTCGCGGCATCGGTTCCGGTCTGGGAAAGACTGCTGGTCGCGGACACAAAGGACAGAAATCGCGTTCGGGCGGCTTTCACAAAGTCGGTTTCGAAGGCGGTCAGATGCCACTGCAACGTCGTCTGCCAAAGCGTGGTTTTGTTTCCTTGACTCGTAACGATACTGCGCAAGTGCGCCTGTCAGACCTGGACAAGTTGCCAGTTGATACCATCGACCTGCTGGCTTTGAAACAAGCTGGCGTCGTGCCGGCCACTGCCTTGACTGCCAAGGTCGTGTTGGCTGGTGAGATCAAGCGCGCAGTCAAATTGCAAGGCTTGCTGTTGACCAAAGGTGCTCGTGCCGCAGTGGAAGCTGCTGGCGGCAGCATCGCGGAGTAAGGGTAGCCTGTGAACAAGGTTGTCAGCAAAGGTAAGTATGGTGATCTGGGACAGCGTCTCTGGTTTCTGCTGCTTGCGTTGATCGTATATCGTATCGGGGCGCATATACCGGTACCGGGAATCGATCCGAATGTTTTGGCGGATCTGTTCAAGCGGCAAACAGGCGGAATACTGGGCATGTTCAACATGTTCTCGGGAGGCGCACTGTCGCGCTTCACCATCTTTGCGCTGGGTATCATGCCGTATATTTCGGCATCCATCATCATGCAGCTGGCAGCGATTGCTGTGCCGCAGTTGGAGCAGCTGAAGAAGGAAGGCGAAGCCGGGCGTCGTAAGATTACGCAGTACACCCGTTACGGCACGCTGGTGTTGGCATTGTTCCAGGCATTCGGGATTTCTGTGGCATTGCAATCGCAGGCAGGTTTGGTATTGCATCCCGGTTCGATGTTCCAGATAACTACAGTCGTTACGCTGGTCACCGGCACAATGTTTTTGATGTGGCTGGGAGAGCAGATCACCGAGCGCGGTCTGGGTAACGGTATCTCGCTGATCATTTTTGCGGGCATCGCAGCTGGTTTGCCCAATGCATTGGGCAACACTCTGGAAATGGCGCGTACAGGTGCGTTCTCGATTCCGCTGGTACTCGCTCTCTTCATCGGCGCGATCCTGGTAACTGGACTGGTCGTATTCGTGGAACGCGGTCAGCGCAAGATCTTGGTGAACTACGCCAAGCGCCAGGTGGGTAACAAAGTGTATGGCGGACAGAGTTCCCATCTGCCGCTGAAGCTGAACATGGCCGGAGTCATTCCGCCGATCTTCGCTTCCAGTATCATTTTGTTCCCTGCGACATTGGCAGGATGGTTCGGATCCGGTCAGAGCATGACCTGGTTGAAGGATGTGAGCGAGAAGTTGTCGCCGGGGCAGCCGATCTATGTGCTGTTCTATGCCGCGGCAATCGTGTTCTTCTGCTTCTTCTATACGGCGCTGGTGTTCAGCCCGAAAGAAACGGCAGAAAACTTGAAGAAGAGCGGTGCCTTCCTGCCGGGTATCCGTCCAGGTGAGCAAACCGCGAAGTATGTTGAGAAGATCATGCTGCGCCTGACCTTGGTCGGAGCGGTTTACATCACCCTGGTATGTCTGTTGCCGGAGTTTTTGGTGGTGAAATGGAACGTGCCATTCTATTTCGGCGGTACTTCGTTGCTGATTTTGGTGGTGGTGACCATGGATTTTATGGCGCAGGTGCAGTCTTACATGATGACTCACCAGTATGAGAGTTTGTTGAAGAAGGCCAATTTTAAGGCCGGGTTGACGCGATAAATGGCGAAAGAAGACGTCATCCAGATGCAGGGTGAAGTTGAGGAGTCCCTGCCCAATGCGACATTTCGGGTGAAGTTGGAAAACGGTTTTGTCGTGCTGGGACACATATCAGGCAAGATGCGCATGCATTACATCCGCATACTGCCGGGAGACAAGGTGACGGTTGAGGTGTCGCCTTACGATTTGAGCAAAGCGCGCATCGTATTCCGCGCCAAGTAAGTTGAGAGAAGCAAGGAGAAGCAAATGAAAGTGCAAGCATCCGTGAAGAAAGTGTGCCGTAACTGCAAGATCGTGCGGCGCAATCGCGTGGTTCGTGTGATCTGCAGTAGCGATCCGCGTCACAAACAGCGCCAGGGTTGATTGAATCAGATCACCGCTGGATGGTACAATTTACGACTTTTGAATAAATAGGGTAGCTGCATGGCTCGTATTGCCGGTGTAAACATTCCAAATCATCAACATGCCGAGATCGCATTGACTGCAATCTATGGCATCGGGCGTACTCGCGCGCAGCAGATATGTGCTGCTGCCGGGATCGTCACTTCCACCAAAGTCAAGGACATCAGCGATTCCGACATGGAAAAGCTGCGCGACGAAGTCGCCAAGTTCACGGTGGAAGGCGACCTGCGCCGCGAGATATCAATGAACATCAAGCGTCTGATGGACCTGGGCTGCTATCGCGGCTTGCGCCATCGTCGCGGTTTGCCGTGCCGTGGTCAGCGTACCCGTACCAATGCACGCACCCGTAAAGGTCCGCGCAAGTCCATCGCCGGCGCGAAGAAGTAATCTAGTAGAGGATCGAAGACATGGCAAAGCCCAGCACGAGAGTGCGCAAGAAAGTTAAGAAGAACGTTGCCGAAGGTATCGCGCACGTTCACGCCTCCTTCAACAACACCATCGTGACCATCACGGACCGTCAAGGCAATACCTTGGCCTGGTCAACAAGTGGCGCGCAGGGTTTCAAGGGTTC
Encoded here:
- the rpsN gene encoding 30S ribosomal protein S14, which produces MAKTAVINREQKRRETVKKFAAKRAALLAIVTNMSLSDEERFAARQKLQALPRDSSPVRLRNRCSLTGRPRGVFSKFGLGRTKLREYAMRGEIPGVVKASW
- the rpmD gene encoding 50S ribosomal protein L30 is translated as MAQAKTAQAKKLKVTLVKSIIGTKESHRATVRGLGLRRMHHTVEVEDTPAVRGMINKVYYLVKCEA
- the rpsC gene encoding 30S ribosomal protein S3, whose translation is MGQKIHPIGFRLSVQKNWTSKWYSNSKHFSELLLKDIEVRDYLKKKLAGAGVSKIVIERPAKNAKITIYTARPGVVIGKKGEDIESLRNELKKRMGLPDVGLNIEEVRKPEVDAQLIADSITQQLEKRIMFRRAMKRAMQNAMRLGAQGIKIMSSGRLNGIEIARTEWYREGRVPLHTLRADIDYGTSEALTTYGLIGVKVWVYKGDHVAGQQEAAAPVVAEPEKKVRKSGAKHATAS
- the rplN gene encoding 50S ribosomal protein L14 codes for the protein MIQMQSVLNVADNTGARSVMCIKVLGGSKRRYASVGDVIKVSIRDAAPRSRVKKGEVYSAVVVRTAKGVRRSDGSLIKFDGNAAVLLNNKLEPIGTRIFGPVTRELRNERFMKIVSLAPEVL
- the rplF gene encoding 50S ribosomal protein L6, which translates into the protein MSRVAKNPIVVPSGVEVTLATDKISVKGPLGTLTQLLKGDVAVERNGDALLCKATNDSAEADAMSGTLRALLSNMVAGVSKGFERKLTLVGVGYRAQAAGDALNLTLGFSHPVVHKMPKGVKVATPSQTEIVLTGSDKQQVGQVAAEIRAYREPEPYKGKGVRYADEVVILKETKKK
- the rplE gene encoding 50S ribosomal protein L5, producing the protein MARLYDYYKKNVTEQLMKQFGYKSVMEVPRIEKITLNMGVGEAVADKKVMDHAVGDMQKIAGQKPVVTKSKKSIAGFKIRENYPVGCKVTLRRERMYEFLDRLVTVAIPRIRDFRGISGKSFDGRGNYNMGVKEQIIFPEIEYDKIDALRGMNITITTTAKTDEEAKALLLAFKFPLKN
- the secY gene encoding preprotein translocase subunit SecY produces the protein MNKVVSKGKYGDLGQRLWFLLLALIVYRIGAHIPVPGIDPNVLADLFKRQTGGILGMFNMFSGGALSRFTIFALGIMPYISASIIMQLAAIAVPQLEQLKKEGEAGRRKITQYTRYGTLVLALFQAFGISVALQSQAGLVLHPGSMFQITTVVTLVTGTMFLMWLGEQITERGLGNGISLIIFAGIAAGLPNALGNTLEMARTGAFSIPLVLALFIGAILVTGLVVFVERGQRKILVNYAKRQVGNKVYGGQSSHLPLKLNMAGVIPPIFASSIILFPATLAGWFGSGQSMTWLKDVSEKLSPGQPIYVLFYAAAIVFFCFFYTALVFSPKETAENLKKSGAFLPGIRPGEQTAKYVEKIMLRLTLVGAVYITLVCLLPEFLVVKWNVPFYFGGTSLLILVVVTMDFMAQVQSYMMTHQYESLLKKANFKAGLTR
- the rpsQ gene encoding 30S ribosomal protein S17; this encodes MSATNLKRALTGTVVSNKMDKTVTVLVERKVKHPVLGKVVRVSKKYHAHDENNEFNQGDVVTIEEMRPLSKTKSWRVSKLLEKAGEI
- the infA gene encoding translation initiation factor IF-1, translated to MAKEDVIQMQGEVEESLPNATFRVKLENGFVVLGHISGKMRMHYIRILPGDKVTVEVSPYDLSKARIVFRAK
- the rplP gene encoding 50S ribosomal protein L16, with the protein product MLQPARRKYRKEQKGRNTGVATRGNKVSFGEFGLKAVGRGRLTARQIEAARRAMTRHIKRGGRIWIRIFPDKPISKKPAEVRMGNGKGSPEYYVAEIQPGKMLYEMDGVDEVLAREAFLLASAKLPIATTFVVRQVGA
- the rplV gene encoding 50S ribosomal protein L22, encoding MSTTAVIRGVRLSAQKARLVADQIRGLPVAQALNILAFSPKKGGGIIKKALDSAIANAEHNDGADIDELKVATIYVDKGTSLKRMIPRAKGRGNSIEKQTCHITITVGS
- the rpmC gene encoding 50S ribosomal protein L29, yielding MKASELKTKSVADLQQELLSLNKEQFGLRMQVATQQLSNTSQLTKVRRNIARVKTVLTEKGVQQ
- the rpmJ gene encoding 50S ribosomal protein L36, with protein sequence MKVQASVKKVCRNCKIVRRNRVVRVICSSDPRHKQRQG
- the rplB gene encoding 50S ribosomal protein L2, which codes for MALIKLKPTSPGTRAVVRVVTPELHKGKPEASLLEKKNRTAGRNHNGHITTRHMGGGHKKHYRLVDFKRDKDGIPAKVERLEYDPNRSAHLALLVYADGERRYIIAPKGIFAGAQLMSGSEAPIKAGNALPLRNIPVGSTIHAIEMLPGKGAQLARSAGASVQLLAREGSYAQLRLRSGEIRKVHIDCRATIGEVGNGEHSLRSIGKAGANRWRGIRPTVRGVVMNPVDHPHGGGEGKTAAGRHPVSPWGVPAKGFRTRRNKRTSGMIVRRRFQV
- the rpsE gene encoding 30S ribosomal protein S5; protein product: MAQAKQGKNQQVEDKGDGLIEKMIHVNRVTKVVKGGRIMGFAALTVVGDGDGRIGMGKGKSKEVPVAVQKAMEESRRKLVKVNLKEGTLHHAVIGRHGAAKVYMQPASEGTGIIAGGAMRAVFEAAGVRNVLAKCIGSSNPYNVVRATLNGLKALNSPAEIAAKRGKSVEEITG
- the rplO gene encoding 50S ribosomal protein L15, which encodes MQLNQIKPAEGSKHAKRRVGRGIGSGLGKTAGRGHKGQKSRSGGFHKVGFEGGQMPLQRRLPKRGFVSLTRNDTAQVRLSDLDKLPVDTIDLLALKQAGVVPATALTAKVVLAGEIKRAVKLQGLLLTKGARAAVEAAGGSIAE
- the rpsH gene encoding 30S ribosomal protein S8, coding for MSMSDPISDMLTRIRNAQMAEKQTVAMPSSKIKAAIAKVLLDEGYVEGFKVVDHDGKPTLEIGLKYYADRPVIEKIQRVSRPGLRVYKGCEDIPRVMNNLGIAIVSTSKGLMTDRKARANGIGGEVLCIVA
- the rplX gene encoding 50S ribosomal protein L24 gives rise to the protein MNKIKKNDDVIVIAGKDKGNRGSVLNVLGNDRVLVSGVNKVKKHQKPNPMKGTTGGIVEIEKPIHVSNIAIYNSATKKADRVGVKQLEDGRKVRVFKSSGEVIA
- the rplR gene encoding 50S ribosomal protein L18, which translates into the protein MLNKNEARQRRARKTRARIAEQKTVRLAIHRTNLHIYAQVISADGGKVLASASTLEAEVRKSVGNGGNAAAAAVVGKRIAEKAKSAGVTAVAFDRSGNKYHGRIKALADAAREHGLQF
- the rpsM gene encoding 30S ribosomal protein S13; the encoded protein is MARIAGVNIPNHQHAEIALTAIYGIGRTRAQQICAAAGIVTSTKVKDISDSDMEKLRDEVAKFTVEGDLRREISMNIKRLMDLGCYRGLRHRRGLPCRGQRTRTNARTRKGPRKSIAGAKK
- the rpsS gene encoding 30S ribosomal protein S19 — protein: MARSIKKGPFVDLHLLKKVEAVRATNDKRPVKTWSRRSTVLPEFVGLTIAVHNGKQHVPVYVSENMVGHKLGEFSLTRTFKGHAADKKAVAKK